In Epinephelus lanceolatus isolate andai-2023 chromosome 16, ASM4190304v1, whole genome shotgun sequence, one DNA window encodes the following:
- the LOC117263414 gene encoding tumor necrosis factor receptor superfamily member 6B-like isoform X1, with protein sequence MMLRRLLPVVLLSLPAVLVDGVAEPLLTFTDKDPITGVSVECDRCPPGTYLRARCTTTQKSECSPCPTGSFTELWNYIGKCLRCGVCGQYQVVKTPCTAQSDCQCECKPGYYYKKKWDMCLRHSECPCGQGVLTKGTPDEDTVCHSCPSGTFSNTVSPHQNCTLHKSCNAPGQELVLKGSTWHDSVCTTCEELKSKNGGDYLKEILPDFFVHQKINIKRLRQIVHKLPSEDSKRQGATLQLNLSELNARINTWVASATANQVHQLPGILNKTGANGASKRLQNKLQRIDSNLKELCDMRNEVDVIAISG encoded by the exons ATG ATGCTGAGACGTCTCCTCCCGGTGGTGCTGCTGTCACTGCCCGCCGTTCTTGTTGACGGTGTCGCCGAACCGCTTCTGACCTTCACAGACAAGGACCCGATCACCGGGGTCTCGGTAGAGTGCGACCGCTGTCCCCCCGGGACCTACCTGCGAGCGCGCTGCACGACGACGCAAAAGAGCGAGTGCTCGCCGTGTCCGACGGGCTCGTTCACGGAGCTGTGGAACTACATCGGCAAGTGTCTGCGCTGCGGGGTGTGCGGACAGTACCAGGTGGTGAAGACGCCGTGCACAGCACAGAGTGACTGCCAGTGTGAATGTAAACCGGGATACTACTACAAGAAGAAGTGGGACATGTGCCTCCGCCACAGCGAGTGTCCGTGCGGACAAGGGGTGTTGACCAAAG GTACACCTGATGAGGACACAGTGTGCCACAGCTGTCCCAGTGGCACCTTCTCCAACACCGTCTCTCCTCACCAGAACTGCACTCTACACAAAAGCTGCAACGCTCCAGGCCAGGAGCTGGTGCTAAAGGGCTCCACCTGGCATGACAGCGTGTGCACCACCTGCGAAGAGCTCAAATCAAAAA ATGGAGGCGACTACCTCAAAGAAATCCTCCCAGATTTCTTTGTTCACCAGAAAATAAACATCAAGCGGCTGCGTCAGATTGTGCACAAGCTCCCATCTGAGGACAGCAAAAGACAAGGAGCAACTTTGCAACTTAACCTCTCAGAACTTAATGCACGAATCAACACTTGGGTTGCTTCTGCCACGGCGAATCAGGTTCATCAGCTTCCGGGGATTCTGAACAAAACAGGAGCAAACGGTGCTAGTAAGAGACTGCAGAACAAGCTGCAGAGAATCGACTCAAATCTGAAGGAGCTATGTGATATGAGGAATGAGGTGGATGTAATTGCAATTTCAGGGTAG
- the LOC117263414 gene encoding tumor necrosis factor receptor superfamily member 6B-like isoform X2 produces the protein MLRRLLPVVLLSLPAVLVDGVAEPLLTFTDKDPITGVSVECDRCPPGTYLRARCTTTQKSECSPCPTGSFTELWNYIGKCLRCGVCGQYQVVKTPCTAQSDCQCECKPGYYYKKKWDMCLRHSECPCGQGVLTKGTPDEDTVCHSCPSGTFSNTVSPHQNCTLHKSCNAPGQELVLKGSTWHDSVCTTCEELKSKNGGDYLKEILPDFFVHQKINIKRLRQIVHKLPSEDSKRQGATLQLNLSELNARINTWVASATANQVHQLPGILNKTGANGASKRLQNKLQRIDSNLKELCDMRNEVDVIAISG, from the exons ATGCTGAGACGTCTCCTCCCGGTGGTGCTGCTGTCACTGCCCGCCGTTCTTGTTGACGGTGTCGCCGAACCGCTTCTGACCTTCACAGACAAGGACCCGATCACCGGGGTCTCGGTAGAGTGCGACCGCTGTCCCCCCGGGACCTACCTGCGAGCGCGCTGCACGACGACGCAAAAGAGCGAGTGCTCGCCGTGTCCGACGGGCTCGTTCACGGAGCTGTGGAACTACATCGGCAAGTGTCTGCGCTGCGGGGTGTGCGGACAGTACCAGGTGGTGAAGACGCCGTGCACAGCACAGAGTGACTGCCAGTGTGAATGTAAACCGGGATACTACTACAAGAAGAAGTGGGACATGTGCCTCCGCCACAGCGAGTGTCCGTGCGGACAAGGGGTGTTGACCAAAG GTACACCTGATGAGGACACAGTGTGCCACAGCTGTCCCAGTGGCACCTTCTCCAACACCGTCTCTCCTCACCAGAACTGCACTCTACACAAAAGCTGCAACGCTCCAGGCCAGGAGCTGGTGCTAAAGGGCTCCACCTGGCATGACAGCGTGTGCACCACCTGCGAAGAGCTCAAATCAAAAA ATGGAGGCGACTACCTCAAAGAAATCCTCCCAGATTTCTTTGTTCACCAGAAAATAAACATCAAGCGGCTGCGTCAGATTGTGCACAAGCTCCCATCTGAGGACAGCAAAAGACAAGGAGCAACTTTGCAACTTAACCTCTCAGAACTTAATGCACGAATCAACACTTGGGTTGCTTCTGCCACGGCGAATCAGGTTCATCAGCTTCCGGGGATTCTGAACAAAACAGGAGCAAACGGTGCTAGTAAGAGACTGCAGAACAAGCTGCAGAGAATCGACTCAAATCTGAAGGAGCTATGTGATATGAGGAATGAGGTGGATGTAATTGCAATTTCAGGGTAG